Below is a window of Arabidopsis thaliana chromosome 2, partial sequence DNA.
GCAGATAAGCTAAAGTCTAAACGAAAAAAGATTAGGCAGCTAAAACGTAAATCCAGATTTTATTGTCTAACAAAGTATGGTTTATGAATTTATTGATTTGActtttaaattgtttgttgttcAGAGCGTGGTGCCTTTAAAGATCAGACTACATTGCGAAGGATGTATtcagaaaatcaagaaaataatattgaaaatcaaaGGTAAGAAGGGATTAATAACCAacgaaaatttattaatttttgtttttaataaccAAGTAAGTTACTAAATTtagaatacaaaataatttaactatgctaattaaaattttattaattgaaaTTAAACAGGAGTCGAAACAGTGGCTATTGACGGAGCTAAAGACGTGGTGACGGTTAAAGGAACGATAGACGTTAAAGAACTTGTGCCTCTACTCACTAAGAAGCTCAAAAGAACCGTCGAGCCTCTTGTTCCCGCCAAAAAAGATGACGGAGCCGCCGAGAATAAGAAGACGGAAGCTGCCGCTCCTGACGCAAAGAAAGAGGCTCCGTCCGCCGGAGTTAACGAAGCAAAGAAGGAAGGAAGTGACggtggagagaagaaaaaagaggttGGAGACGgcggagagaagaagaaagaaggtgGTGACGGcggagagaaaaagaaagaagccgGAGAcggaggagagaagaagaaagatggcgGAGGTGTGCCGGCCCCGGTGGCGATGGTGAATAAGATGGATTATTATGGGTACTCAGCTTATCCAACGGCTCCTATGCATTGGCAAGAAGGACACGTGTACGGTCAGAGTTATTCGATGACAGGTCAGAATTATCCAGTGGGAGGTCAGAGTTATCCAGGTTCAGGATACAACTACGCAAGTGAGAGTTACGTGCCGTACGCGCAGCCAAACGTGAACGCTCCTGGAATGTTCAGCGACGAGAATCCCAATGGTTGCTCTGTTATGTAATAATGGGGTTAAACTGTAAATATAAGAAACTATAAGGgtttaaaacataattgtGGGAACACAAAActtatgttaaaattttgaaagtcTACTTTGAGCCAGCGAATTCTGACGTGTAACATTGTTCCTTaaatagttagtttttttcaattattgaataattaattgttttactTTAATTGTAGTGTTAGCAAACAAGTAACGATAAGAATAATGTAATATTATGAAAAGGAATATAACTATCTTGCAAAACggattattaatttttttatttagaaaactCCAttgtaaaatcattcaaaTGATTAACTTGTACgaaatatttgaaaagattatcaacaataaatgatttttttggtggaaaagcTAATTAAAGCCATTTTCTCGATCAACTAATGATATTATTATCTCCATGGTAATTATTCTTACCCTTTAAATATAAGTAAAGTTTTATCTTTATGGCATTCAATGAATCATTAGTCCTAATTAtatctaaattaaaatacatacAAAACATGGGCGTAAACTTTGACGTacgtaaacaaaaaatcagtTGATAATCCAGAAACAGGTAGATTTGATGTACGTAAACTcaaatgaaaaactaaaaatgagCGAAATAACATCTAATTCTTTCGGtaacaaaaaacaactaattttatttttcttaagacATCTATTTATCTAAATTAAAGAGTTGAAAATATAGCGTAGTACGTCACATTGTAGTTTGAGAAGAgactatattttctttaacaaagaaaaaaatttgtaagatAATTGCAGTGTTGTAACTcgaatattatattttgactTAGAAATCCATTAATAGAAATCGTGAAAGCACTTTGTCTGATCGCATAGGCATCCATTGTCTACCAAAACTAATGAGACGACCGAATTATTCTGTTCAAGAAAAGCTAAGAAAGCCATTTTGAAGATAAGCCAACTTTTAATTCTCAATGCCAACATGCATAATTCGGTCTTGATCCATATATAGTTGTGGTTCCTtcaaatgtatttttcttctgatttgtGCAATACCTTTTGTCTGACATGCACTTGAATTAGTTTAAGTCGATTATGAGCAACTTCACTGAAGATCGTAtatcacttctttttttggaaaaggTTTATCATATTATAACTTTTGCTCAAGTATTAAAACAGTTGTTTGATTTGGtaactttaattttggttttatgacTTAAGGAATTGTACGTTCTCTGCCGTGGATTTTTCGGAGCATACTTTGTATGATTGTCATCAATATCACCACCTTCTAGTGTCCATAGATAATAACCATTGATCGTAGTGTTTGCATCTCTTTCTGCAGGATCTTAAACATGTTGTTGAACCAgattttcagaaaaagaagacaatatTCAAAAACCATAGAAATCGTTTTTAAAGAACGAATTTTTGTCTAAAGTTAAACATAGAAACGGATTTACTTATATGTAcacatattaattatttttaaatagagACTACGTAACCATCTTcgtgtattatatatatgcgGAAATGAAATTGTTAGTTGCACAGTTACGCAAGTGTTTTTAACATATAGCATTTGTTTGCATTCTATGTACGTGTAGTGGGCATTatttcatatacatatagacattttataatataactaCAAGATTTAGCATGATTAATGGTGACTTAATCTTGATAGGAGAAAAATAGTGACTTAATCTTTACGTATATTTCTTCTAGACTGCCGCACAAAGACAAAACGATTACAATAAATCAGGTTGATAATAATTCCATCACTTTCTATTTCGTCActctaatctcttcttcttttttgtatttttctatatgtacttaacttttgaatttttgtttgagtatTTTATGTATACGACATTATTCTCTCTTAAAATCATGCAATAAATCAATCATTTGATGATGTGGATAAATCAAACACGCATACCCCTATTTTGAGGTTTATTATTGAAGTATAAATATTCTTCTATTCCCCATAATCCACTTATTACAAACTTTTGTCTTTAGAATCATGTCGagttataaaatatatgtacataatatataatgtattcataaagaataatcaaaatacGTTGTGGATAGCGTAGAACTCATCTACAGAGGCAAATAAATTGCATGTGTACATGTACGTGTTgccaatttcttcttcttcttttttgtttgtttttgtttttgttaaagacGTGTTGCCAAAGTGATTTCCCCTCAAACTTTTTTCCCATATGATCCAAATATGTTGTCTCACGTAACGATGTAAGCTAGTGCCTAGTGGAAATATAATAAGAAAGTGACAACACAAATAAAGTAAAGAAGTTTTATCATTTGGGGCTATATATCGAATAAACCAACGTCTTCTATCTTTTATCGTTTGTTACGAAGAGGATATATAAGCTTTAAAATCCTATTTGACCccatatataataatagtatCGTGTCAAAAAATTAGTTGAGATTTCAACGGCTAGTAACATTTTAGCTTGATTGAGAGATTTGTAAGTTTGATAATACCTATTTATCTTGCTACCACGTAAAAATAATCACTTTCTATACGTAAACTAAATCCTATCATAGTTTGATACCTAGTTTTATCTGactttataaatatatcatgaacatttttttattctgaACATATATCACTcatcaattttaatttcacGAATATGTCGCAGATTCTAAAAATATCAAtgacattttaattttgtctttgagaaaaagtaaacatatTGATGATATCTAAATAGTACAAATAATATCGTCAATATGtgtggggaaaaaaaaatcaaagtttttcttAGTTAAGTCTTTCAAACGATAGTCAAGTCACCAATCCTCGATGTATTCTCGTCACCTTGGATTACAAAACCTTTCTCTTGGTAATTTAGATTataaaacttgattttagcctcaaatttcaaaaaggtCTTCTTTACCTAGAAACGTATTTGGCATTTTCTGAATCTAATTAATATAAGATAACCGgtactatatacatatatcaaatcatctatatttgatcaaaatgGGAATCCACCTAAGATGTTATGTCATTGCTCACTATGACTATATattgacaaaaattaaaaaattaatagcGATAACTAATATCAATTAGGTGATAGGTTGCAAAATCCAATCAATGCCCACCTCATGTCTCCTTCATGGAAATGGATCTGGCAGCAGAAAATACAAGAAACTTAGCAATTTTATAAATGCAAAAAATGGTGGATATCCATTTTGTGGTTGCAAATTAGTGGACCTCTTTCTATCTCTTTAATTGTTATATTTCCACGTGGATACTGTTATACTCACCACAAATTATCgatagtttttaaaaatggaagATATATGTGAAAAGTGTAAAACATCATGAACAAGTGGAATAAATGAGTGTGATTAGTATAACATAATTAAAGCAAACGCAAAAGAATTATATTGGTTCAAAGATATGGAttgaacaaataaatttatttttatattttctatgaAGTAACAGTCTCAAATAGTTACTATTCAGAGgctatatttttgtattttagtcaaacaaattaattatttttcacaaaaaaagattgcTGTTGACAAAAGGTAAcaatgaattatttttgtcgGTTATGCAAATGTCATCAAAAGATAAATACTTATAAGTCTGTATTTTGCTATTTATTAGTGTTCACCAAAAGCTACAATAATACTAGACATAAGACATTATTGTACGGTACCACTCATGATATGTATAAAGCATGAGATCATTGATGTTGTATGGTGTTGGTGTTGGCGCCAAAATTGGGTTTATGTCGCGAATCTGAAAAGGGTTTGGATTTGGAATCTGCTGGTTTGACTTATATATACGTGAGAGATGATGCATCttcatcaatcaatcataATGGTTGGAGACAGTCCGATCCTgacctttttcattttttccatACCATGTACAGTATATTATACAAGTTTGACTTAGGTGatgacaaaataattatattatcatttattattAACTGATAAACTTCATATTTTGAACGTAGTAACGATTGATCTTGACATCTTGAAAGTCTAAAACAGTTGTAAGAAAAACATAGCTTCAGTTTTCAAAACCTAGAGCTAGAGTCAATTACCCCAAGGTTAGAAGATCATACacagaatttttttgaaatgttaTCCGAACTCAATATGATTATATCAAGTGTAAAAACTTTATCATCGAGGAAACATATTAAAAAGCATGTCCTTGACTATAGAAATGATTAGGTTGGTCCACATTTAGAAGATGTTTGACCTGGCTTCAGCCATTCCATTTTCAACTACTTGCATATTCTTGCAAATATACAAAGCGTTGGTGTCCGGGTCAGATACGAGCTAATATGAAGATGATCAAGTGCTTGGTTACACAAAACCACCATGTCAAAGATTTTATGCGAAAACCTAAAACACGAGCATGCATGTAGCTCGATTGTTCAACCAGAGAAATCAAACTCGGAGCTATACCGAAATTATGTTCTGATTGGACTAATCGACTTATAGACGCATGTTTTCATATCTAAGTTTTTGATGGCCTTTTTAGTccatataagtttttttaaaatgcaGCATACTAATATTTGAATTCAGACTCTATTTTGATCTAGACCTACTAGGAAA
It encodes the following:
- a CDS encoding Heavy metal transport/detoxification superfamily protein (Heavy metal transport/detoxification superfamily protein; FUNCTIONS IN: copper ion binding, metal ion binding; INVOLVED IN: metal ion transport; LOCATED IN: cellular_component unknown; EXPRESSED IN: 15 plant structures; EXPRESSED DURING: 4 anthesis, C globular stage, petal differentiation and expansion stage; CONTAINS InterPro DOMAIN/s: Heavy metal transport/detoxification protein (InterPro:IPR006121); BEST Arabidopsis thaliana protein match is: Heavy metal transport/detoxification superfamily protein (TAIR:AT5G03380.1); Has 2801 Blast hits to 1963 proteins in 260 species: Archae - 0; Bacteria - 269; Metazoa - 336; Fungi - 47; Plants - 1796; Viruses - 4; Other Eukaryotes - 349 (source: NCBI BLink).), producing MGEVQEGPKVEQEKKPAATVVPVETTDGKPKSGGGDSAAAAAPPVAAVVSAFVYKVDMHCEGCAKKIKRMVKHFDGVKDVTADTGGNKLLVVGKIDPVKLQEKLEEKTKRKVVLANPPPKVEGPVAAAVGEKKADGGDKEAAPPAPAPAAPKESVVPLKIRLHCEGCIQKIKKIILKIKGVETVAIDGAKDVVTVKGTIDVKELVPLLTKKLKRTVEPLVPAKKDDGAAENKKTEAAAPDAKKEAPSAGVNEAKKEGSDGGEKKKEVGDGGEKKKEGGDGGEKKKEAGDGGEKKKDGGGVPAPVAMVNKMDYYGYSAYPTAPMHWQEGHVYGQSYSMTGQNYPVGGQSYPGSGYNYASESYVPYAQPNVNAPGMFSDENPNGCSVM